From Oreochromis aureus strain Israel breed Guangdong linkage group 4, ZZ_aureus, whole genome shotgun sequence, a single genomic window includes:
- the LOC120439932 gene encoding receptor-type tyrosine-protein phosphatase-like: MKLVLRSLLLTSFCTISSWTVSSGMFVVTQSPDVSVMEGETVNITCCWTGMFERAGVAWLKNQTVIKREAKFFQSHGSLKKEAKTCSSLNISNIRTEDSGTYICKVTVEIPSLFESKGSGTIITVREKTSDTDYNNHTDSTPSSSTVIFILRSLPFILLVLIFCCFRNKWTTSQHHDPAAGSESMSAQRGEEEGGRSERGKVETRL; this comes from the exons ATGAAGCTGGTGCTAAGAAGTCTGCTTCTCACCTCGTTCTGCACCATCTCATCTTGGA CTGTTTCATCGGGCATGTTTGTTGTGACCCAGAGTCCAGATGTTTCTGTCATGGAGGGAGAGACAGTAAACATCACCTGCTGCTGGACAGGAATGTTTGAAAGAGCTGGAGTGGCCTGGTTGAAAAATCAAACAGTCATTAAGAGAGAGGCCAAATTCTTTCAATCTCACGGGTCTCTGAAAAAGGAGGCGAAGACTTGCTCATCTTTGAACATTTCAAACATCAGAACAGAGGATTCAGGAACATACATCTGTAAAGTGACTGTGGAGATTCCATCTTTATTTGAGTCTAAAGGAAGTGGGACCATCATCACAGTCAGAGAGAAGACCAGTGACACTGACTACAACAACCACACAGACTCCA CTCCTTCATCATCGACTGTCATCTTCATCCTGAGGAGTCTGCCCTTCATTCTTCTTGTTCTCATCTTCTGCTGCTTTAGAAACAAGTGGACCACATCACAGCATCACGACCCAG CTGCTGGGAGTGAAAGCATGTCTGCccagagaggagaagaagaaggaggaagaaGTGAGAGAGGAAAAGTGGAAACACGGCTGTAG
- the LOC116313209 gene encoding uncharacterized protein LOC116313209 isoform X2, which yields MFVVTQSPDVSVMEGETVNITCCWTGTFERVRVNWLKNQTVIKSEINIFQSHGSLKKEAKNFSYFNISNIRTEDSGTYICKVTVEIPSLFESKGSGTIITVREKTNDTDYNNHTDSTPSSSTVIFILRSLPFILLVLIFCCFRNKWTTSQHHDPAAGSESISAHRGDQEEEEGSSERGKVETRL from the exons ATGTTTGTTGTGACCCAGAGTCCAGATGTTTCTGTCATGGAGGGAGAGACAGTAAACATCACCTGCTGCTGGACAGGAACGTTTGAAAGAGTCAGAGTGAACTGGCTGAAAAATCAAACAGTCATTAAGAGCGAGATCAACATCTTTCAATCTCACGGGTCTCTGAAAAAGGAGGCGAAGAACTTCTcatatttcaacatttcaaaCATCAGAACAGAGGATTCAGGAACATACATCTGTAAAGTGACTGTGGAGATTCCATCTTTATTTGAGTCTAAAGGAAGTGGGACCATCATCACAGTCAGAGAGAAGACCAATGACACTGACTACAACAACCACACAGACTCCA CTCCTTCATCATCGACTGTCATCTTCATCCTGAGGAGTCTGCCCTTCATTCTTCTTGTTCTCATCTTCTGCTGCTTTAGAAACAAGTGGACCACATCACAGCATCACGACCCAG CTGCTGGGAGTGAAAGCATTTCTGCCCACAGAGGagaccaagaagaagaagaaggaagcaGTGAGAGAGGAAAAGTGGAAACACGGCTGTAG
- the LOC116313209 gene encoding uncharacterized protein LOC116313209 isoform X1, which yields MKRCENIKLLLRSLLFTSVCTSCWPVSSGMFVVTQSPDVSVMEGETVNITCCWTGTFERVRVNWLKNQTVIKSEINIFQSHGSLKKEAKNFSYFNISNIRTEDSGTYICKVTVEIPSLFESKGSGTIITVREKTNDTDYNNHTDSTPSSSTVIFILRSLPFILLVLIFCCFRNKWTTSQHHDPAAGSESISAHRGDQEEEEGSSERGKVETRL from the exons ATGAAAAGGTGTGAAAACATTAAGCTCTTACTAAGAAGTCTGCTTTTCACCTCTGTCTGCACCTCATGTTGGC CTGTTTCATCGGGCATGTTTGTTGTGACCCAGAGTCCAGATGTTTCTGTCATGGAGGGAGAGACAGTAAACATCACCTGCTGCTGGACAGGAACGTTTGAAAGAGTCAGAGTGAACTGGCTGAAAAATCAAACAGTCATTAAGAGCGAGATCAACATCTTTCAATCTCACGGGTCTCTGAAAAAGGAGGCGAAGAACTTCTcatatttcaacatttcaaaCATCAGAACAGAGGATTCAGGAACATACATCTGTAAAGTGACTGTGGAGATTCCATCTTTATTTGAGTCTAAAGGAAGTGGGACCATCATCACAGTCAGAGAGAAGACCAATGACACTGACTACAACAACCACACAGACTCCA CTCCTTCATCATCGACTGTCATCTTCATCCTGAGGAGTCTGCCCTTCATTCTTCTTGTTCTCATCTTCTGCTGCTTTAGAAACAAGTGGACCACATCACAGCATCACGACCCAG CTGCTGGGAGTGAAAGCATTTCTGCCCACAGAGGagaccaagaagaagaagaaggaagcaGTGAGAGAGGAAAAGTGGAAACACGGCTGTAG